The Vicia villosa cultivar HV-30 ecotype Madison, WI linkage group LG1, Vvil1.0, whole genome shotgun sequence genome includes a region encoding these proteins:
- the LOC131658223 gene encoding uncharacterized protein LOC131658223, with product MATVDIRYDCYAVHRETVPWDDIALYSRWLACSSTITVRYLPERVMRQFGYRQTIPRHPFVFAPILMTLRQIDEAFADFEHHMVPEEAQATRPEVDWSRADEYITWYFTVSPLHYPHYIGIIAQISFSKDIADSSVSIGPNT from the coding sequence ATGGCTACCGTGGACATCCGATACGACTGCTACGCTGTTCACCGTGAGACGGTTCCATGGGATGACATTGCACTATATTCTAGATGGTTGGCATGTAGTTCGACCATCACTGTTCGCTATCTTCCGGAGCGCGTCATGCGGCAGTTCGGATACCGTCAGACGATACCTCGCCATCCTTTTGTCTTCGCTCCTATCTTGATGACCCTTCGGCAGATAGATGAGGCCTTTGCAGACTTTGAGCATCACATGGTTCCAGAAGAGGCTCAGGCGACCAGACCAGAGGTAGACTGGAGTCGTGCCGACGAGTACATCACTTGGTACTTCACTGTGTCACCCCTACATTATCCCCACTACATAGGGATCATCGCCCAGATAAGCTTTTCAAAAGATATTGCAGACTCATCAGTCTCAATTGGACCAAACACATGA